In a genomic window of Magnolia sinica isolate HGM2019 chromosome 14, MsV1, whole genome shotgun sequence:
- the LOC131225408 gene encoding CST complex subunit TEN1, producing the protein MASSAIKHGELVALQELDSSSPLFKQGASLRVTGKLQEYCVGTAIATIVDGSVSLKIDTQHLRDLNFRVGSIYQFIGELLIQSDTDAVLQARVGRNVDGIDLNLYHQSMHLQRQFEVDYMRTRTT; encoded by the exons ATGGCATCATCTGCAATAAAACATGGAGAATTGGTTGCTTTACAGGAATTAGATTCTTCTTCACCCCTGTTTAAGCAAGGTGCTTCACTTCGAGTTACTGGAAA ACTACAAGAATATTGTGTAGGGACAGCCATTGCCACCATTGTTGATGGAAGCGTTAGCCTAAAGATCGACACCCAACACTTGAGGGACCTCAATTTCCGTGTGGGATCGATCTACCAGTTCATTGGCGAACTACTCATACAATCAGACACCGAT GCTGTCCTGCAGGCCCGTGTTGGGAGGAATGTGGATGGGATCGACCTCAACCTCTACCACCAGTCGATGCATCTCCAACGACAGTTTGAAGTTGATTACATGAGGACACGAACAACTTAA